Proteins from a single region of Echinicola jeungdonensis:
- a CDS encoding TlpA family protein disulfide reductase, giving the protein MNYKISILVLYLISLPLWAQGQTESMDSKGMELPDFTLVDLEGNTISSEDFKGGYLVIHIATTWCPFCNAEAPYLEELAQNYRNKNVKVLIIDVKEPASLVKEKLQDRFNFSFR; this is encoded by the coding sequence ATGAATTATAAAATATCCATATTAGTCCTTTATTTGATTAGTCTGCCTTTATGGGCACAAGGCCAGACCGAATCAATGGACTCCAAGGGAATGGAACTTCCGGATTTCACATTAGTGGATCTGGAAGGCAATACTATTTCCTCTGAAGATTTCAAAGGCGGCTATTTGGTCATCCATATTGCTACTACCTGGTGTCCGTTTTGCAATGCCGAAGCTCCCTATCTTGAAGAGCTAGCCCAGAATTACAGAAATAAAAATGTCAAAGTCCTCATTATCGATGTGAAAGAACCTGCTTCCCTGGTAAAAGAAAAACTGCAAGACCGTTTCAATTTTAGCTTCCGGTAA